Part of the Musa acuminata AAA Group cultivar baxijiao chromosome BXJ3-10, Cavendish_Baxijiao_AAA, whole genome shotgun sequence genome, CACAGTGCCATTCCAAGCGACACCCCATTCTAATCATCTAAACCAGCTACATTCCTCTGAATCCTTCTTGGGAGCGGAGCGTCCATGCGACGGACGTAGGGCGCTCTTCTCACGTTGCATCGGCCGGCCGGCGGACGTGGCGGAACGATTGGACGCGTTAGCGCCACGAGGGACGAGGCCATGTGTATGCCTTTCgtggccccccccccccctcgctaCTTCCGGCTTGGATTTACGAGACACGACCACGTGTCGGTCATGTCAGGGTGGGCCCCTACCCGCCTCATGGTCATGGAGGGTGGAACAGAGGCTATCTCGTTCCGTGCTGCGCACTGGCAACAACTGGCCTCCTCTCATACGCATCGTTTCATCTCTGTTCACTCCCTCCTTGAGGTCATCTGATCCATTGATTGCTGTATATATAGGGTCCTCAGCCTACGGGAGCAGAGTCAGAGTGATGCGAAGGAGTTCGGCGACGCCGGCCCCCTGAAGACCTTAGAAGGATCATGCAGTGCCTGCGAACTCCTCTTTCGGATCTCTCCGTGTTGGAGAGGCAGAGAACGCGTGCGGAGTGGCAGCAACAGGGGCAAGAGCAGTCGGATTACCATCCCTACGATGCCGATTACTGCATGCAAAGTCTCCTTCCCGTGGAGACCTCCTTCCGGGCGCTCCACAGCTGCAGCGGCGGGGGGGCGAACGAGAATCACGGCAACGTTCATGGATCGAATGACTGCTTCAGCAACGCGTGGCCGGATATAGTTTCGAGTATGCATTGTCCTGTTGTCGGTGCCGCTGCTAGTGTCGAGGAAACGAGCGTCAAtgcgagcagcagcagcagctcgagGAAGAGAAAGTCCGAGAATACTCGGAGATCGAAGGTAAATCATCCATTTTTGGCTTCTCTATCTACATATTCTCTCCTCGTAAGTCGAAAGATTTTATCACAATTGTTCCTAAATTCAAGAACCACTTGAGCTCTGCCGTCAAAAGTCACAGAGGCACAGCTTTGTGATCCTGATTTCCAGACATTATCTGTTCTACATGTGTCCTGGGATCGTAGATGGAAAAGAAAACCATGAATTTTGAATACCAGAAAGAAAACTATTGCTTGTACATCCTTCTACTATGTTCCAAGATGTCTATCGGCTAAAAGTTGTCAAAACTGTAGGAGAATAGTGGTGGTAGTGATGGCAAAGATGATAACAACTGCAAGAGAATAAAAGAAGAGACAGGAGGAGGATCAGCACCACCGGAGGCCAAACGACCGAACAAGAGAAAGGAAGAATCTGCGGACGCCTCGAAGGAGAATGACAAGGCGCCCAAGTCGGACTACATTCATGTAAGAGCTCGACGGGGTCAGGCCACAGACAGTCATAGCTTGGCCGAAAGAGTACGCGAATTGTGACTTGCGGGCGCTACATTCCCATCTCCTTTCGTCCGTATGCACGTCTCCTGATCTTTTCCCCCGGTTGCGTAGGTGAGAAGGGAGAGGATCAGCCAGCGGATGAAGTACCTCCAGGATTTGGTGCCCGGATGCAGCAAGATCACAGGAAAAGCGGGCATGCTAGATGAGATCATTAACTACGTTCAATCTCTCCAAAGACAAGTGGAGGTACGATATGAGCTACTTCGTCTGTTCCTCTTGGACATCAATAAACCGTAGCTCGGTCTTAACGTGGACTATCTTCGTTCTCCTGCGTCTTTCCGCAGTTCCTATCCATGAAGCTGGCTGCTGTGAATCCAATGATGGACATCAACATCGACAGCTTCTTCGGCGGCAGAGAGGTAATGGAACTTCATCCCCACATTTTCTTTAAGATGAAGCGACGACTTCTTAGTGGCTCTATGAATTCAAAGCGGCGCATAAGAGTCAACTACTCTCGCAGCTTCTCGATCATTTGGATGCATTCGATCGATCTGAAGCGTGCATCCATACGAGTCTCTCGAACAAAAAAATTCCTGTTCTGACTTCCCCTGATGCCGGTGCAGATAAATCCGACCTGCAAATCGGGCATCATTCCCATGATCGGCATGTCGTCCGAGCTATTGGACCAGTCCTACCTTCAATTCGGCTCCTTGCAGCATGACATGTTCATGGATTCTTCGGATTTATTGCTTCGTCCGAACGTCAACCCGCCGGCGGCGGTTTCTGATACATCCCTCGGATCATGTTTGAATGTAACACCTCTGTTTACCACGTTCACAGCATTTAGACATGTAGAAATCTCTCCGAGCACCTTAACAATATTGCTGCGGACATTTCAGGTCAATGGGTCTTCGGTTTGGAATACAAACCTGCAGAACGTGTACGGTGTGGAATTCCAGCTAGGAAGAGGGACAGCCCTCCCCTTTCAATCATTGCAAGGTAAAGATTCTCATCCTCTGCGAAGAACATCATGATGCATCGGATGACATCAAGAGAAGTGCTTCTGATAATTGAGGATATCCACTTCCGATGCTTTAGTACTAGTAAAAAGCAATCCTGGCAAGCTACCGATTTGATCGTTTCCTACCAAAAATTTCTTGCGAGTTGATGCACGACCAAACTCGTTGCAGGTAATCTTTTACCTAACAATCTCAAGATGGAGATGTGATTGCTAATCCACCTCACTGGAGTTGGGAGTATTCCTACCATGCTCGGAAATGTATTCGTTCGCGCTGCAGCAATACGAATATTATGTATCATATTGACCATCATCGTGTTGGTGTACCTAATAAAAGGATTCGAACTGACTCAACATGTTTTGCATTTGATCCGTGCTGCCGCGCCATGTCGGTCATATCAGCATGAACAGATAGCCGCTGCTTTACAACATGTTTCGAGTGCCTTGGCACTCTGACATCACCATCATCGACGTCCATTGCGATCAATTCACGCGGTCTCTGCTTTCGTTTATATGTATCTTCTAGCTTCTTCCGCCTTGCAGTAGTTGCTGCTAACACTTGACCCGAAAGGCCAGAACAAAACCACATTAACATCTCATGGCAGGAGCTGCGCACGACGAGCAAGCTTTTTTGTTCATGATCAGAGGCAAACAAGATCTTGTTTCTGCAGCCGATGTGAGATCAGCAACGCTGGAAATCCAAGAACTTGCAGGCTCTGAAGCATGGATAATAAGCCGAAGAGTTCTACCCTGCTCTGCTGTTCACTATTTCCAGTCTTTGCGAACATGATTTAGCTGGAGATGCACTACCGCAGCATTCTGAGTAAAAGTTGTTCCAGGAGACCAATTAAAAGTAGGCGATATTTCACGTTACACATCGACGAAAGTTGCATTCGGAACATGTGAAAATGGGACGTCTGAACTAATCGGGCAGTGCATGTCGTTAATCGGTCCCCGGTGGGCATGCGCAGTAGCTTTCCATGCATATGCTCACCACCTTTTCCGATGGGCCTCTCGGTTTCTTTGGGTCGCCATCCTTGGCTTTGGTTGctgaagaagaagatggagagGACTCGATAAAGAGAGATACGTACATGGACTCATCCGCACAGAGGATGCATGTCcgggtgctctctctctctctctctctctctctctctctctctctctctctctctatttatgtgcgtgtgtgtgtgtgttaattcTGTGAACAGTTGATGGGTCCATAACCGGATGGAGAGAGAGCGTGCGAACATTTGTCCTCTCAAGTCACCTTCACCGGAGAGGCATGCAGTCCTTTTGGAGGGTGGGTTGGAGCTTTCGGTCAAGGGATAGCGACTTGGCGAGGGAAAGAAATAATGGCGATGCGGCTTTCGCGGAGAGGCAGCGGCAGCCAAGGTAGATGCGTTGGTATCTTCAGGAGGAAGCGTATCATCATCCCCCCTTTTACTTTTGACTCCGTTTACCTTTTACGACTGTCGACCACTTGCTTCCATTTCTTTATAGACTACACCGCAGATGCCAACACTCCCGTCAGATGCCTCTTTAAGTTCCGCTCCACAACAACTGTTTATCTGCATCGACGACGAAAGGTCAACTTATCCAAATAAATGCGAATATTACAGGAAAGTTGTGCATCTCTCCTCCTACAAAAGCCACATGAACTGAACatgttcatcaacaaaaaggaagacGCTTTCCGaccttcttttttcctttcaagGGTTTGATTCGTTAGATCAATTGGGTGATTTGAGAAATCCCGGTTCATCTAGTTCGGGTTACGCATGCAATTGGCTATTTAGATCCGTGTCTAACTAAGCCTGGACACAGTAAAAGATTATGGTATCTGTATAGTGCCTCTCTCTTCCGTCCTCTTTCTCCCTCATCTTTTTATGTGAGAGAAATTTCCACCAACCAATAATGGAAGACGGAGAAGATGAAGCGCGGCGTCGTGGGATGATGAGTTGGAGCGCATCAGAAGCGGCCTCATCCGCAGGTGAAGAAGGTTTATGACGAGAGGCAAGCACGAGGCTTTGCCGTGCTAAGAGTCCACCATTGTCCCACTAATGGCAGCTCGATCGATCCTACACCACAGAATTAATCTCCGAAGACGAACCACTTTTCCTTGTGTGTCAGTCCATATCGCAAGAACAATCGATTGGATCATCTCGACGAATAGAGGTGGCAGGGAAGTCATCTAAGCTTTGTCGACAGCTTTGATTTGCCTTGGTTTTGGATTCTTACAGTGTATCCTTCACTGCACGCCTGGCTGGGTTCTTAAAATTAACTGGGCGAAGACAGATCGGTGTGCCGCAGTTGAATTAGACCACATGAGTCGTTCACAGGAGGACAAATAATCATCAGTAGAAGCCACTTTGCTGCGGTGCCTATCAACATACATGACAGATTGAAGCCCCCAAAAAACACGCCATCGTTGGTTAGCAGAGAAGCAAACCAAGGGCGATCCAGATTacttcttcttcatctctgagtaaagagagagagagagagagagagagagaacctgaaGTGGTCCAAGAACAGTCCCCCACCCCCCCCACTTTCCCTGCAGCTTTATTAATGACCGGTGCTGCCTTACTACGACGGTAACAGTATTCACCGACACCACGCTGCAACACACTGAACCAATGAAGGACgcagttgaagaagaagaagaagaagaatcactTAATAATACGAAGAAAAATACTGAATTACTCCCTGTATTATTATAACTTCGATTTATCCATCCGACCCGATTCGACCGATCATAGGCAATCTTCCGTAGATCGACGGCATTTATGCAACCGAAAGAGAGTCTTCTACTCCTAATCCTCGACGATCGAAGGAACCAAATGATCTCACAGGCGGTCGATGCCACGTGTCGAAGCCGCAGACAGAGAGATGTCATTCGAATACTGATGGTGATCGGCTTTTAGTGTGCCTGCTGACTTTTTTTGTGGTTGACCGGATGCACGAATTCCCTCGCAATCCCTCCGAAAATTAAATTCCCTTGGAAGAATGACATGTCCAAGGCATTCGTCCTCCGATGAGTCCGTCATATGCTGTGCTAAGGGTGCCGAAGAAGAATTCCTAGAAACATTTTGCCTAAGAATATGTGTTGGGTTTTGGATATACCAATCTTTGAATTCTATCAATATGCAGCGGAGGAAAGAATGAGATGCGAACCCCATCGCGAAGGGTTCGGATCAGCTGctgatgtgtgtgtatatatatatatatatatatatatatatagcatgcaGACGACGAAGACTGCACTCATCCCCCCCTTGACGACGCCTGTTGTCGTCGGAATTCGATGGAAGAAACACTACGCGCAGCCAAGCAGCGCAGAAAGCGGAACAAATTCCACTTCCGGTTGAAGTTCTGGAAATCCACCCCGAGATCACCAAAACCTGCGGCCCCGTTACCTCAACCCCCACCAGAATCCAACCCACAATCGCCGACGCCTACTCAGACGGAACCTACTTCACGTtcaccttcctcttcctcgtcGCCGTCACAATCGGGGAGATTCGATGAAGGACCTGAAGAACAACCACAACAAGGGACTTCTTCGCCGAGGAGACTCTCTCCGCCTTCCAGCCCATCGAGAGAAACTCCCGCTCCACCGGAATCAACTCAGGGAGTTTCTCAAACCCCATCATCAGCCAAGCCTGAAATGACCACCACGGAACCAAAGTCCCCGAGTCATCCGCAAGAAACCCAAGAGCCCCAGGAATCATATCCTGGGAAGCCATTGGAACCGCAATCAGAGTCCCCAAGCCATCAGCAAGAAACTCAACCCCAGTCTTCCGAAGCTCAACCTCCAAAACCATTGGAGCTACAATCGAAATCCCCGAGTCATCAACAAGAAATCCAACAGCCTCAGGAATCCCATCCTCCCGGAGTCCAAGCTCCAGAAACATCGGAACCACAACCAACTCATCAGCAAGAAACCCAGCCTCAAGAATCTCATCCTCCTCCCCAAGGCCGAGTTCCAGAAACATTAGAACCACAACCAAAGTCCCCGAGTCATCAACAAGAAACCCAGCCCCAGGAATCCTCTTCTTCCCAAACCCAATCTCCAGAACTATTAGAATCACAACCAGAATTCCCAAGACATCAGCAAGAAACTCAGCCCCAGAAATCCCAATCTTCCGATGCTAAAGCCCAAGAACTATTGGAACTACAATCCAAGTCCCCGAGTCATCAACAAGAAATCCAACGACCCCAGGAATCCCATCCCCCCCAAGTCCAAGCTCAAGAACCATTGGAACCACAACCAAAGCCCCCGGCTCATCAGCAAGAATCCCAGCCTCAAGAATCTCATCCTCCCCAAGTCCAAGTTCCAGAAGCACTAGAACCACAACCAAAGTCCCCAGTTCATCAACAAGAAACCCAGCCCCAGGAATCCTATCCTTCCCAAGTCCAATCTCTAGAGCTATTGGAACCACAACCAGGGTCCCCAAGACATCAGCAAGAAACTCAGCCCCAGGAATCTCAACCTTCCGAAGCCCAAGCTCCTGAATTGTTAGAACCACAACCAAAATCCCCAAGTCATCAGCAAGAAATCCAACCCCAGGTATCCCAACCTCCTGAAACACTAGAATCACAACCAAAGTTATCACCCCAACAGCCCCAGGAATCCCAAACTCGAGAAATACAAAAATTACAACCAAAGTCACCACCCCAGCAGTCTCAGGAATCCCAACCTTCTCAAGCCCAAGCTCCGTTACAAATGGAACCAATACAAGAAAAACTAGAAACAGATGTCGAGAAAAAGGAAATTGCAGAACCCTCCAAACCTGCACAGCAAACTCTAATGGAGGAAAAACCTAGACAGGATGTCGAAGATAACACAAAAGAAGATACTGAAATCACAATAGAGATGAGTCATGGGAGCCAAGAATCAGAAGAAAGGATCAAAGACCAACCAAAGCCCCCATATACTAGGGAACCTGATGGTCTCAGAGGAAAACGGCACGCTACGTCGGTGGCCGATATCCCACGGGCCTCAGCAATCCTCGGAGGAGATGATTTCCAAAAGGAGAGCGAGGGTGAGGATGTCCGGAAGCTGAATATTAGGCACTCACCCCATGCGGGGAGTGATCACGCAACAAGCATGATAACCTTAGCCGGTGAGAATGAAGGTGCGTCCATGTACATCGGACGCAAGATATCACGAGAGGCAGGTATTCAGAAAGAGCATCAGATAGACGAGCACCCGAGTGCAGAAGAAGGCGACGGTAAGAACGAAATATCTCATCAGACGAGCAATGAAGTTGCATCAATCACAGGAGTGAATAGCAATGTGCAGAGCGTCAACAACTCGCTACTTCGTGAAAGCTCCTGCAGCCAAGGGGATCCAGGAGTTCACTTCTTCTTTTCCATCAAAACCAACTACGCCCGTTAAATCGAAGATTGAGATAGGATCAACCCAATCTTCGGAGACTGCTCCGGTAAGTACCAAGAAGGGATGTATGTACCAGAGAAACCTTCTCTGGTACACAGAGGAGGGCAGAGCAAGCAGAAGAAACGATTTGATTAGCTATGGTTGTCATCGATATAGCTCTGATGAGACAACAACAAAATAAAAACAAGGCCTATGGCCAACCAAGCTGACATCTATAAACAAGATCTATAAATTCTCTAGCTACAACATATCATGACACGGCATGAGCGCAAATGGTCATCCTTGCACTTTGATTGCGACGTTAAGAGCTTCATGATATCCAGTTTGGATTGCGAAGGCAATTATTTGTACCACGTATACATGAGGCTTAATGATTTCTAACAAAGCAATTACTTGTACCACCAACTAGGATAATGTATTATCATACATTGAGGCTCTTCGAATAATACTCATGAGTCAAGTTCCTTGATCAGCCACAAAAAAAGGAAAGATTTGACTTACAACAAATGTTCTTCAGGCGATGGTGAGAATGAATCACTCCGAAGGTGATTCTACTTGTAGGTGGACGATCAGGGAAATGCACAAGAGCACATTACACACGCATGTGTGCGAAGATTAGCATTTGATGAAAACGATCATTCCTCCTGTGAGTGTTTCTGAACGCGAAAAAAGCCAGCAACCAAAGTTCCTCGGTGAAGAATATCAAGTCGAATATTGAGGAGAGGTAAATATTTCGGAGAAAACAGAGGAGGAGCCGTGTACCTTTATTCACATGCTGGCTTAGTGTCGAAGCTCGTCAAGCAAATTGCAAATGCCTGGAACGCGGAGAGTGGATATCGATAATCCATGGTGAAAATGTCCTTTCCTATTTTCCCAAACTGGAGAATGACTTTTTCTTGCTCTGCAAGGGAAACGTGGTAGGAAGGATCCACGGCAGCCACGAGCTGGAAATTCTTGACGGAAGCCACCGTGACTCGCCCTCTGAAGTTCAAGCACCAGCACTGAAGCTGCTCGTGCCATCTCGGGGCTTTATTCTTTAGCATGAGTGGCGCCCCATTGGTCTGGACAGGTGCCCGTGATTCGGTGAGACTGGTGGAAGAAAAATCGATCACAGGTTCCTTGCCCTTTGCAACTGCTAAGCTGGGGAGCTGTTCGCTGATGGAGTGAATGAAACTGGTGGGAAATGGGACGCTCCCCCCTTCCTGGATGGAGGAGACGGGAACAGAATGCATGGTGCACTGAATTCTTCTTGGCCCTCGAGTTCGCAGGACATTGAGTTCGTAAGCGATGGTAGCGATGTTGTAATTGCCAGCGGGCACTCTTGGTGAAACTTGCTTGGAATGGATCCGTCGGGTTGATCGGCTGCCGAAAGAGACCGCAGCATCACAAGGAGGCTGGCTGTCATAAACTGTAAACTTGGTTCCCAGAAAGTTCGACCTGGTTGACATCCAAAAACACAAATGGTCCATCAGAGATCAACACAACACGATTCAGAGGAAAGCAGAGGGCATCACTTGCCTCACTTTTCCAACATAGCTACTGCTAGCTCGAGAGAAATCATCGGCGGTCAGTGAAATCACAAAATCGGTGCTCGTTGCACGTCTGATCTTGCGGGCTGCTAGCAAAAGCTTGTCGTTCTGTCCATGCAGTGCTGCGATCATTAGAAGAATTGTCACCAACATTTGCAAGCAACAAACGTCCTCGCTGAAAATTGAGATCACTGGCAACCACATTTGTTTCATGCGGATGTGTTTATAGAATAATCAACAGAGACGGCTTAAATCAAAATGAAAACTACGAGAGATGCAGGCGCGATCGGGGTTCGCATTTGTTTCATCCATAGCTATGCAAAGCAGCGGTGCCAACACCCTGCTCGATCACCCACCCATGGAACAGTAGGATAGCTGATGTGATACTTAGCTTGCTCTGGTTCCAAAATACTGGTAAACAAAGCATTCAAGAACCGATGGAAGCAACTTTGTAGCAGTGACAGATTGCAGAAGATTCACAAGTCACAACTCGGCTCCAAAAAACGAAGCAAGAGATGTAACGAAAGCAAGCATGGAACCGGAGAAGGTTACTTACATGGGCTGAGACCCAAGTACAGGCGGAAGGTGGATGTCGCTCGCTCCCTTCTGATGAAGCATTGAATTGGATTATCTCGTGGCCCAGGCTAATCTCAAGCGAAAACCCAAAAATTAGAAAGGAAACCAAGAGAAAACGATCTATAGTCCACAGGCCATTGCAAACCCATCGCAAGCACGATGCGATCTGAGCCCGAGAGGGAAAACAGACGAGGAACTCGGAGAAAAAAAGGCAACCTGCTTAAGGGAGATGGGGAAGGTGATCCGGCCACATTGCTGGGGGGGTTTGACCACTTCCTTCGTGATGTCCCGCCACGAATGGCACACGGCCGCGCACGCCAGCACGTGCCACCTCGCCGGCCACGACACCTCGCTTTCCTCCACCCGCCGGATGACGTCCAGCAGCAGCTCAGGAGGCAGGTTCGCCCACCtaccctgctgctgctgctgctggtgccGCTGCTCCAGATCCCGTTGATGGGACCAAGGGTGCTGATCACATCCACGGCCATGCCCGGTCATCGTCCCTTCCGgggctcctcctcctctgcccccTCTCCTAGACATGCTCCCCATCCCGTCCCTCATCTCCTTCAGCTCGCGGACGAGGCTCTTAAAAGACATTTCGACCACCCTTTCGTGACACCAAGATCCAAAAGTTGTGGGGCTCGTGGGATCAGGAGAAAACGGGCGAAGCTTGGTTTGAAGATCTATAAGATTCTGAGAAACTCAAAAACAAGAAAGCGCTTCTAATATaaatctccctctctctctctctctctctctctctctctctctctctctcagtcatCAGCGATTACAGAGGCATCCGGTAAAACCTTTCCTCCGGAGGCGACATACAGCCTCACGAATGTCTGGATGTCCGAAGCAAAACGAGACCAAGGGAGCCGGGACGTGAAATCGAAATCTAGTAACACTTTTGTTCCGACGGCCTGGAACTAAAGCGTGAGAAGAAGATCCCCAGACTTCAACAAAGAACAAGAAATGGGTCGCAAAAAGccatctttttattttgtttttattttcatttttttttgccTTCGGCTTTCTTTTCTCCACCTACAGAACTAAAAGCCCACTCAGATCCATGGACGATTCCAGTGAAATAAGGGAGAAGACAAATATCGCCAATGAGGCCGATTACGAAAAGAGAACTTTCCCTATCCCTTTTCCTATCATCTCCTCCTTCCTCCAAAGAGTATCAGATCAGGAGGGAGGGGGAAAATCTTGGTTTCATTTGGGCGAAGAAGGAAAAACAAAAAACGCAATCAATCATCTTTTTCGCTCGGAATTGACGGAAACACAAACAATGGTGGAGAACGATTTCCCCACAGTGGCTGCCCCAAGAAAACCGCTTGAATCCCAAAATAGGCTCCCCTTCGTACTCTCctacgagatatatatatatatatatatgtatatataccgtTTATCTGCGGTTGCAGGGTTTGGTTGATCACAATCTTATTGCCATTTTGGATCTAATCTTGAGGCCCCACAAAGTATGTGTTGCCTTCAATTATTTAAACAGAAAAGAGATGGGGAAAAAGGCAAGACGGTCGGGGGTGCCACCCAACGTCGCCATTTGATGAATACGTCGCTCTAAATACTGTGGATAAGAGTGAGATTGCAAAGATGGGGTCCCACATCGATGACTGGATGTAAGCTTGGATCGGCAAGACGAAGGAATCTACGGGCGCTGCAGGTGAGGTGGTGGCTTGACTGGGGGGATCGGGATCTCTAATCCTGTTCGATGGGTTCGGGTTTCACCCATTCCGATCAAAGAACGCGCCAAATCAGATCAGGTTTGAAGCTTATTACTCTGATATTAAACTATGGTTTTCTTTCTTCTGCGTCCCAATCATCTCTTCGCATCTTCTTTTGTTATATTCCGCTTGTTTTGTAGTCTTCAAAACTGCTCGATATGAGACGCCATTTCTCCGTGTGCGCTTTCGCATGGAAGTTCTTCCCTTGTTGGCGTCTTCTCGGTGGATGGACTCCGGATTCCAAGGATGATGTCCGCTGTCCGTCCCTTCATGGAACTTGATTGCTGTCGCTTTTGCTAGCTCGGTCGATAGGCCTCGGCGGTGCTAGGAAAAGGCTGATGATGGTGGTGGTTGTATTGCATCTTCTATTCTGGCAAATCCTGACTTTTTGACGAGTTTTTTTCTCAACCTCTATCGTCGACCTCCGTTCACAAGCTTCTGATGGAAAAGTAATCCGATGGCATGAGAAGTCTCTATTTTAACTATCGATCCTGGCATAAACATCTGATACACCTAACACGATTCAAAGTGTTTCCAGTTATCGCCGGCGCCAGTTGATGCATCTTTACTTGGATCATGTCCCAGTGGGTCCAAAAACTGTGGCTATATAGTGAGAAGCACTAATTGCTGCTCCCTGGCTGTCTGCGAACTGATTAGAAAGCGCACCTACCGAGTTATGTGGCTCCTTTGGACCCCTCGCCGGAAAATTATAATAACGAGGATCGATGGACCTCTTAGTTGGTCCCGACTATCATAATCCTCGGGGAAAGCTTGCGGTGATGGCCAGCGAGATGGTAGAGGAGGGAAGGCCCATGCGATGCTTATCCCGTGACACGAATGCGAAGGGCGGGCCACATCCAGTTCGAACTGCGGGAACTCGAGTGGGAAGGCAGCGTTAGTCTCTTTCCTTGGCCTATTTCTCGATGCCGCTCTTCTTTAGTCTCGATCTCTGCAGGAGCTACGAGAAGCATATTCACGCTTGGCAAGTCCTTTTGTCGGGGACTCCAAACCTGTGTGCCAGTTTTTTGGTAGCTGAAATGGTTAGATGCATCACATAGTATCTAATTTCAGATCAGAGAAAGCCATGAAGTGGATGGAAGCATCGTTGGATTGGTACTCTGTTCTCCTCAAATGGTTTCTTTCGCCCAAAAGAAAAAGGTATATTACTAGACACCATAATTCTTATGAGGGAATGGGTCGGCCTACAACCGGGTCTGGTCTTGGGCCAGAACCGGTTCAGCCCAGACCACTTGTCAttcatttcttttctctcttctttgacAAGACCAATTGAGGTACAAGTTGGATTGTCTCTCGGATCTCAAGAAACCAAAATTAATTTAGGAGGAGGAAGACGCTCTCTGAAAATGCACAACACTCGACTTTGCCTTTAGCAAGCTGTAAATGCAACACCTTGTGCTACATCTGCTGATGTCGTCTTATTCATGGAGAGCTGATGGCCAAA contains:
- the LOC103968778 gene encoding basic helix-loop-helix protein 79; translation: MQCLRTPLSDLSVLERQRTRAEWQQQGQEQSDYHPYDADYCMQSLLPVETSFRALHSCSGGGANENHGNVHGSNDCFSNAWPDIVSSMHCPVVGAAASVEETSVNASSSSSSRKRKSENTRRSKENSGGSDGKDDNNCKRIKEETGGGSAPPEAKRPNKRKEESADASKENDKAPKSDYIHVRARRGQATDSHSLAERVRRERISQRMKYLQDLVPGCSKITGKAGMLDEIINYVQSLQRQVEFLSMKLAAVNPMMDINIDSFFGGREINPTCKSGIIPMIGMSSELLDQSYLQFGSLQHDMFMDSSDLLLRPNVNPPAAVSDTSLGSCLNVNGSSVWNTNLQNVYGVEFQLGRGTALPFQSLQGNLLPNNLKMEM
- the LOC103968780 gene encoding pollen-specific leucine-rich repeat extensin-like protein 1 — protein: MEETLRAAKQRRKRNKFHFRLKFWKSTPRSPKPAAPLPQPPPESNPQSPTPTQTEPTSRSPSSSSSPSQSGRFDEGPEEQPQQGTSSPRRLSPPSSPSRETPAPPESTQGVSQTPSSAKPEMTTTEPKSPSHPQETQEPQESYPGKPLEPQSESPSHQQETQPQSSEAQPPKPLELQSKSPSHQQEIQQPQESHPPGVQAPETSEPQPTHQQETQPQESHPPPQGRVPETLEPQPKSPSHQQETQPQESSSSQTQSPELLESQPEFPRHQQETQPQKSQSSDAKAQELLELQSKSPSHQQEIQRPQESHPPQVQAQEPLEPQPKPPAHQQESQPQESHPPQVQVPEALEPQPKSPVHQQETQPQESYPSQVQSLELLEPQPGSPRHQQETQPQESQPSEAQAPELLEPQPKSPSHQQEIQPQVSQPPETLESQPKLSPQQPQESQTREIQKLQPKSPPQQSQESQPSQAQAPLQMEPIQEKLETDVEKKEIAEPSKPAQQTLMEEKPRQDVEDNTKEDTEITIEMSHGSQESEERIKDQPKPPYTREPDGLRGKRHATSVADIPRASAILGGDDFQKESEGEDVRKLNIRHSPHAGSDHATSMITLAGENEGASMYIGRKISREAGIQKEHQIDEHPSAEEGDGKNEISHQTSNEVASITGVNSNVQSVNNSLLRESSCSQGDPGVHFFFSIKTNYAR
- the LOC135651972 gene encoding tubby-like F-box protein 5 → MSFKSLVRELKEMRDGMGSMSRRGGRGGGAPEGTMTGHGRGCDQHPWSHQRDLEQRHQQQQQQGRWANLPPELLLDVIRRVEESEVSWPARWHVLACAAVCHSWRDITKEVVKPPQQCGRITFPISLKQPGPRDNPIQCFIRRERATSTFRLYLGLSPSLHGQNDKLLLAARKIRRATSTDFVISLTADDFSRASSSYVGKVRSNFLGTKFTVYDSQPPCDAAVSFGSRSTRRIHSKQVSPRVPAGNYNIATIAYELNVLRTRGPRRIQCTMHSVPVSSIQEGGSVPFPTSFIHSISEQLPSLAVAKGKEPVIDFSSTSLTESRAPVQTNGAPLMLKNKAPRWHEQLQCWCLNFRGRVTVASVKNFQLVAAVDPSYHVSLAEQEKVILQFGKIGKDIFTMDYRYPLSAFQAFAICLTSFDTKPACE